The following proteins come from a genomic window of Vallitaleaceae bacterium 9-2:
- a CDS encoding AraC family transcriptional regulator translates to MGAFEDSVKFNFLYVDKYRFGRTWVYQESVIPYSLLRYIVEGSGEFDIAGEKYIIKKGQIAYIPERSLMSCKALEDNFTFISIRFSTSVFFEGADFLTQYYGIPKIIEGDQQLKHYFYETYESIQKQDMSRMLRMHGNLELIIASIIEKTSRQKPEVERNIRTYEKNVFSLEEIRRRAKTQDLMEDPRIRVVIDYIVSHPTEKYTSNQLSIMSGLAETTFRRLFKKQTGKSPIQFIKEIRLTTAARLLLVTDDNINDIAYEVGFEDANYFIRLFKKAFGMTPRQYRFTAHEFR, encoded by the coding sequence ATGGGTGCATTTGAAGATTCAGTAAAATTTAATTTTTTGTATGTTGATAAATATCGATTTGGACGAACTTGGGTGTATCAAGAAAGTGTGATTCCATATAGTTTGTTGAGATATATTGTAGAAGGAAGTGGTGAGTTTGATATTGCAGGCGAAAAGTACATTATAAAAAAGGGACAAATTGCCTATATACCGGAACGAAGCCTTATGTCCTGCAAGGCGCTTGAAGATAATTTTACATTTATTAGTATACGTTTTTCTACATCTGTTTTTTTTGAAGGTGCAGATTTTTTAACTCAATATTATGGGATTCCTAAAATTATTGAGGGAGATCAGCAGTTAAAACACTACTTTTATGAAACCTATGAAAGTATACAAAAACAGGATATGTCAAGAATGTTAAGAATGCATGGAAACTTAGAATTAATTATTGCAAGCATTATTGAAAAAACATCTCGTCAAAAGCCGGAAGTTGAACGTAATATTCGTACCTATGAAAAAAATGTGTTTTCTTTAGAAGAGATTCGACGACGAGCAAAGACTCAAGATCTAATGGAAGATCCTAGGATTCGGGTGGTTATTGATTATATCGTGTCCCATCCGACAGAAAAATATACATCTAACCAGCTAAGTATCATGTCTGGACTAGCGGAAACTACCTTTCGTCGGCTCTTTAAAAAACAGACAGGAAAGTCACCCATACAATTTATTAAAGAGATTCGTTTGACAACAGCGGCACGCCTTCTCTTAGTGACTGATGATAATATAAATGATATTGCCTATGAAGTTGGATTTGAAGATGCTAATTATTTTATACGTCTCTTTAAAAAAGCATTTGGGATGACCCCGAGACAGTATAGATTTACAGCACATGAATTTAGATGA
- a CDS encoding YhcH/YjgK/YiaL family protein: MLYDSIYTTNYSTSLEKISQVLKYLYTLSTNDLPLNPIVLIDNEVYGNIVELETRPENQCIFEAHETHIDIHYILEGIEGIALAHKEKLQRRTAYDCKKDIAFFDGSEDETLFLGPGDFIVCWPNDAHKVGIMDQTPSFVKKIVFKIKL; this comes from the coding sequence ATGCTATACGATTCAATCTATACTACGAATTATTCCACTAGTTTGGAAAAGATAAGTCAAGTCCTTAAATATTTGTACACATTATCAACCAACGACCTACCCCTAAATCCTATTGTATTAATCGATAACGAAGTTTATGGGAATATCGTGGAACTTGAAACAAGACCTGAAAATCAATGTATATTTGAAGCACATGAAACCCATATTGATATTCACTATATTCTAGAAGGTATCGAGGGGATTGCCCTTGCTCATAAAGAAAAACTTCAAAGACGCACAGCATATGATTGTAAAAAAGACATCGCCTTTTTTGATGGTTCTGAGGATGAAACCCTATTTCTTGGTCCTGGTGACTTTATAGTATGTTGGCCAAATGATGCCCATAAAGTTGGTATTATGGATCAAACCCCTTCTTTCGTCAAAAAAATCGTCTTTAAAATCAAACTATAA
- the mglC gene encoding galactose/methyl galactoside ABC transporter permease MglC, whose translation MNFTKRVNTRIERFKKMSGRDWLNFLINNAIYLVMTVLIAIVIVREPNFLSISTLINVLSQSSVKLILAFGVGGIIILQGTDLSLGRSVGFAMVISASLLQATNYASRFYPELWLTNTHVVVRLAIPLLIAMAVCAVFSIINGLVAAIFKVHPFIVTLGMSVFLYGVLTLYYNSPEQGGQPIGGLDKAYSGFVQGRITSLGPIEFTGGFYIPWLVIYAIIVSVIVWVLWNKTVFGKNMFAVGGNPEAAAVSGVNVVKTFVLVYMLAGALYGLGGFLEAGRIGSANNSSGFNYELDAIAACVVGGISFSGGVGKVSGAIAGVLLFTVMSYGMIFANISFEYQNIIKGFIIVFAVALDTRKYLKKT comes from the coding sequence ATGAATTTTACAAAAAGAGTAAATACCAGAATTGAACGATTTAAAAAAATGAGTGGTCGCGATTGGTTGAACTTCTTGATTAACAATGCAATATACTTGGTAATGACCGTTCTGATTGCCATTGTTATTGTTCGTGAACCCAATTTCTTATCTATCAGTACATTAATTAATGTATTAAGTCAATCATCAGTTAAGCTTATTTTAGCCTTTGGGGTTGGAGGGATTATTATCCTTCAAGGTACCGACTTGTCCCTTGGACGCTCTGTTGGTTTTGCCATGGTTATCTCGGCTTCTCTCTTACAAGCAACAAATTATGCATCAAGATTTTATCCAGAGCTTTGGTTAACGAATACGCATGTTGTCGTGCGTCTTGCCATTCCACTTTTGATTGCAATGGCTGTGTGTGCTGTGTTTAGTATTATCAACGGTTTAGTTGCTGCGATATTTAAGGTGCATCCATTTATTGTTACCTTAGGAATGAGCGTTTTCCTATATGGAGTATTAACACTTTACTATAACTCGCCAGAACAAGGTGGACAACCGATTGGAGGTTTGGATAAAGCGTATTCAGGCTTTGTACAAGGACGTATTACATCCCTTGGTCCCATCGAATTTACCGGAGGATTTTATATTCCATGGTTGGTCATCTATGCGATTATTGTCAGTGTGATTGTATGGGTTTTATGGAACAAAACCGTTTTTGGTAAGAATATGTTTGCAGTCGGTGGTAATCCGGAAGCTGCGGCTGTGTCTGGTGTTAACGTTGTTAAGACATTTGTACTTGTGTATATGTTAGCCGGTGCGCTCTATGGATTAGGTGGTTTCTTAGAAGCCGGTCGAATCGGTAGTGCCAATAACAGTTCAGGGTTTAACTATGAGCTTGATGCAATCGCGGCCTGTGTTGTTGGTGGGATTTCTTTTAGTGGTGGTGTCGGTAAAGTATCTGGAGCCATTGCCGGGGTATTACTGTTTACCGTTATGAGTTATGGAATGATTTTTGCCAATATTTCCTTCGAATACCAAAACATTATCAAAGGTTTTATCATTGTCTTTGCGGTAGCCCTTGATACACGAAAATACCTTAAGAAAACTTGA